The Hymenobacter sp. GOD-10R genome includes a window with the following:
- a CDS encoding PQQ-dependent sugar dehydrogenase, whose translation MRQKLILFTALLTLLFQTVSAQNLTGPRGEVFSRRIVARQLSDPWEVTYGPDNYLWVTEAKGYRVSRINPADGSKQVLLDISKERQFPRYDKIPESIDGGKPWPQGGLMGMALHPQLLQGKPYVYLVYLYRFANADVPGKGGKPNYGGYYFTTRLVRYEYNPQAQKLGNPVTLCDTIPGSSDHNGGRLAVAPVEGKDYLFYGIGDLGAGQFDNGGRPNHAQQTNYYEGKILRFNLEPDADTNASDKWVPNDNPFSTAVRQNAVWTYGNRNPQGLAYAVIGGVGHLYSSEHGPFSDDEVNLLERGKNYGHPLVLGYNDNNYNGLAAGVSEHAMLPGVWHTTYPFIKSENENAKAIGASYRDPIKTLYPNSNAFLNKLFVKTRNHDPDTPEWPSEAPSNIAVYTAAAIPGWQNSLLLPTLKHGKLIRLQLNAAGTGVVGDTLTYFRAPVRYRDLAFSPDGTKIYLATDSSSVTSGPSKEDPQGTNCKGCLVEFTYQSGGSSPKPSPSSSKAPAPKTAIPTPTSRRRQ comes from the coding sequence ATGCGTCAGAAGCTTATTCTCTTCACTGCTTTACTTACTCTTCTCTTTCAAACGGTTTCAGCCCAAAACCTAACCGGTCCGCGCGGAGAGGTTTTCAGCCGTCGCATCGTTGCGCGCCAACTCAGCGACCCGTGGGAGGTGACGTATGGTCCGGATAATTACCTCTGGGTCACGGAGGCGAAAGGTTACCGCGTCAGCCGCATCAACCCCGCCGACGGCAGCAAACAAGTGCTGCTCGACATCAGCAAGGAGCGGCAGTTTCCGCGCTACGATAAGATCCCCGAGAGCATTGATGGCGGTAAGCCCTGGCCCCAGGGTGGCCTGATGGGCATGGCGTTGCACCCACAGCTTTTGCAAGGCAAGCCCTACGTGTATCTGGTTTACCTCTACCGCTTTGCGAATGCCGATGTGCCCGGCAAAGGTGGCAAACCCAACTACGGCGGCTACTACTTCACCACGCGTTTGGTGCGCTACGAGTACAACCCGCAGGCGCAAAAGCTAGGTAACCCCGTCACGCTCTGCGACACCATTCCCGGCAGCAGCGACCACAACGGTGGCCGCTTGGCTGTTGCACCCGTTGAGGGCAAAGACTACCTCTTTTACGGCATCGGCGACCTAGGTGCCGGACAGTTCGACAACGGCGGGCGCCCGAACCACGCCCAGCAAACCAACTATTACGAAGGCAAAATTCTGCGCTTCAACCTGGAGCCAGATGCCGACACCAACGCTTCCGACAAGTGGGTGCCCAACGACAACCCCTTCTCTACTGCCGTCCGCCAAAACGCTGTGTGGACGTACGGCAACCGCAATCCGCAGGGGCTAGCGTATGCCGTCATCGGCGGCGTGGGACATTTGTATTCTTCCGAACACGGCCCCTTCTCCGACGATGAAGTGAACTTGCTGGAACGCGGCAAAAACTATGGGCATCCGCTGGTGCTTGGCTACAACGACAACAACTACAACGGTTTGGCCGCGGGCGTGTCGGAGCATGCCATGCTGCCCGGTGTGTGGCACACGACGTATCCTTTCATTAAAAGCGAAAACGAGAATGCGAAAGCCATCGGTGCCTCCTACCGCGACCCGATCAAGACGCTGTACCCAAACTCGAACGCCTTCCTCAACAAGCTCTTCGTCAAGACCCGCAACCATGACCCTGACACGCCCGAGTGGCCCTCCGAAGCCCCGAGCAACATTGCTGTGTATACAGCGGCGGCCATTCCGGGCTGGCAGAACTCCCTCCTACTGCCTACCCTCAAGCACGGTAAGCTCATTCGCCTGCAACTGAACGCAGCCGGCACCGGCGTTGTAGGCGATACGCTCACATATTTCCGGGCGCCCGTCCGCTACCGTGACCTAGCTTTCTCCCCCGACGGCACTAAAATCTACCTGGCCACGGATAGCTCCTCGGTCACCTCTGGGCCATCGAAAGAAGATCCGCAGGGCACCAACTGCAAAGGGTGTTTAGTAGAATTCACCTACCAAAGTGGCGGCAGCTCGCCTAAGCCTAGCCCATCTTCGAGCAAAGCGCCAGCCCCTAAGACTGCCATTCCTACCCCAACATCGCGTCGGCGTCAGTAG
- a CDS encoding DUF3823 domain-containing protein has product MKALFNLFLVGAFLLTGCDLDNVDPPSSTLSGRVLYQDQPVGVRTNGVQLELWQRGYQLFTKIPVYVSQDGTYSATLFDGNYKLVRLRDSGPWVNNTDSIDVQVKGNTVVDVPVQPYYVVSNSRFEKSGNNINATCRVSRVATGRNIESVTLFVSSTQFVDTNNGAVQTEAETKLNIRNVLAGSALADLNKDLNLTYIVPGSLKGYCYARVGVKTQGVAELFYSPVQKIDF; this is encoded by the coding sequence ATGAAAGCACTATTCAACCTCTTTTTGGTCGGCGCCTTCTTGTTGACCGGTTGTGACCTCGATAACGTGGACCCACCTAGCTCGACCCTCAGCGGACGAGTGCTCTACCAGGATCAGCCTGTAGGCGTGCGTACCAACGGTGTGCAACTGGAGCTTTGGCAGCGTGGCTATCAGCTATTCACTAAGATTCCGGTGTACGTCAGCCAGGATGGTACTTATTCAGCCACCTTGTTTGATGGAAACTACAAGCTCGTACGCCTTCGCGACAGCGGCCCTTGGGTAAACAACACCGACAGCATCGACGTGCAAGTGAAAGGCAATACGGTAGTCGACGTGCCAGTACAGCCTTACTACGTTGTGAGCAATTCTCGTTTCGAGAAGTCTGGCAACAATATTAACGCCACTTGCCGCGTGAGCCGAGTTGCTACTGGTCGGAACATAGAATCTGTTACCCTCTTTGTAAGCTCCACGCAATTTGTAGACACCAACAATGGCGCGGTACAGACAGAAGCCGAAACAAAATTGAACATACGCAACGTACTGGCCGGTTCAGCATTAGCCGATCTGAATAAGGACTTGAATCTAACTTACATTGTACCTGGTTCCTTAAAGGGCTACTGCTATGCTCGTGTAGGGGTAAAAACCCAAGGTGTGGCAGAGTTATTCTATTCGCCGGTGCAAAAAATAGACTTCTAA
- a CDS encoding BPTI/Kunitz domain-containing protein, whose amino-acid sequence MKRYSTPLYAAGLAIMLLLTNCQKESEAAVPEQCQLTPDPGPCNAAFVRYYYDPKEQKCMPFTWGGCGGTVPFNTLQECKDCAGK is encoded by the coding sequence ATGAAACGCTACTCTACCCCTTTGTATGCTGCCGGCCTAGCTATCATGTTGCTGCTCACCAATTGCCAGAAAGAGTCGGAAGCAGCAGTACCGGAGCAATGTCAACTTACTCCTGATCCGGGTCCGTGCAATGCCGCTTTCGTTCGGTATTACTATGACCCCAAGGAGCAGAAGTGTATGCCATTTACCTGGGGTGGTTGCGGAGGCACTGTCCCCTTCAACACCTTGCAAGAGTGCAAGGACTGTGCAGGCAAATAG
- a CDS encoding amidase family protein, which translates to MNRIRLFSVCGLLLLSAFVLHSYSRPPTPLRPLKPKFQLEETTIADVHQALKKGDCNCEQLVTAYLRRIEAYDQPTKLNAIILTNPQALETARQLDAEYQKTKKLRPLHCIPLIVKDNYNTAGLQTTAGSLAMKGFVPTEDATTVKSLKAAGAIVLAKSNMAEWAFSPMVSISSIAGETLNPYNLLHVPAGSSGGTAAAVAANFGTAGLGTDTGNSIRGPSSHNALVGFRPTLGLVSRAGIAPLYLRNDTGGPMTRTVADATRLLEVMAGYDPADPLTKYSEGKIPKSYQQYLDKNGLKGARIGVLRTLSERDPDPQVKVLFEQAIADLKKAGAIIVGPVEIPDFANVSKDQWCSVFEHDINEYLAGLGPQAPVKNLNEIVASGKFAPYIAQNLTYHQKSAVTPEGTTCADPYTDPKRIAFRKAVTDVMDRYQLGALIYPTWNNPPAKVGDFKGYKGDNSQLIAPHTGQPAFTVPMGFTYDNLPAGLQFLGRSFDEPTLIKYTYAYEQATKHRKAPALFPALSK; encoded by the coding sequence ATGAATAGAATTCGACTATTCTCCGTTTGCGGTCTGCTCCTGCTCAGCGCCTTTGTGCTGCACAGCTACAGCCGACCGCCTACGCCCCTACGTCCGCTCAAACCCAAGTTCCAGCTGGAGGAAACGACCATTGCCGACGTGCACCAAGCTCTTAAGAAGGGCGACTGCAACTGCGAGCAACTCGTGACGGCGTACCTACGGCGCATTGAGGCCTACGACCAGCCCACCAAGCTGAACGCCATTATCCTGACCAACCCCCAGGCGCTTGAAACGGCCCGGCAGCTCGATGCCGAGTACCAGAAAACCAAGAAGCTGCGGCCCCTGCACTGCATTCCGCTCATCGTAAAGGACAACTACAACACGGCCGGCTTGCAGACCACCGCTGGTTCGCTAGCGATGAAAGGCTTCGTGCCGACAGAGGATGCTACCACGGTGAAATCGTTGAAGGCAGCCGGGGCCATTGTGCTGGCCAAGTCGAACATGGCCGAGTGGGCGTTTAGCCCTATGGTGTCGATCAGCTCCATTGCCGGCGAGACGCTGAACCCCTATAACCTACTGCATGTGCCGGCCGGTTCGAGCGGTGGCACGGCCGCGGCGGTAGCGGCTAATTTTGGCACGGCCGGGCTAGGTACTGATACCGGTAATTCTATCCGCGGGCCATCGTCGCACAATGCGCTGGTGGGCTTCCGGCCGACCCTAGGTCTGGTGAGCCGGGCCGGCATTGCGCCGCTGTACTTGCGCAACGACACCGGCGGCCCCATGACCCGCACCGTCGCCGACGCTACCCGCCTGCTTGAAGTGATGGCTGGTTACGATCCCGCCGACCCGCTCACAAAATACAGCGAAGGCAAAATTCCCAAAAGCTACCAGCAGTACCTCGACAAAAACGGCCTGAAAGGCGCCCGCATCGGCGTGCTGCGAACCCTGAGCGAGCGGGACCCTGATCCGCAGGTGAAAGTCCTCTTCGAGCAAGCTATAGCCGATTTGAAGAAAGCCGGCGCCATCATCGTCGGCCCCGTCGAGATTCCCGACTTTGCCAACGTGAGCAAGGATCAGTGGTGCTCCGTGTTCGAGCACGATATCAACGAGTACCTCGCGGGCCTAGGTCCGCAGGCGCCGGTGAAGAACCTCAACGAGATTGTTGCCTCCGGTAAGTTCGCCCCATACATCGCCCAGAACCTCACCTACCATCAAAAGAGCGCCGTGACGCCGGAAGGCACCACCTGCGCCGATCCGTACACCGACCCTAAGCGCATTGCCTTCCGCAAAGCCGTGACTGATGTGATGGACCGCTATCAGCTCGGGGCTCTCATCTATCCCACCTGGAACAACCCTCCCGCGAAAGTTGGCGACTTCAAAGGGTACAAGGGCGATAACAGCCAACTCATTGCCCCGCACACCGGCCAACCGGCTTTCACCGTGCCCATGGGCTTCACCTACGACAACCTACCGGCAGGCTTGCAGTTCTTAGGCCGCTCCTTCGACGAGCCGACGCTCATCAAGTACACCTACGCCTACGAGCAAGCCACTAAGCACCGTAAAGCGCCCGCGCTTTTTCCAGCCTTGTCTAAGTAA
- a CDS encoding NAD(P)-dependent alcohol dehydrogenase, which yields MKAYKLHAPKSLDNFQLGDYDEPTVNDKQVKIQVKAVSLNYRDWALANGWFGYPGEKLPFIPFSDAAGLVTEVGAAVTKIKVGDRVAVNFFPEWHAGPFSLAKTHASLGGSTDGVLAEYVAFDEEAVVKVPDSFSYEEAACFPCAGVTAWHALALQAQLKPGDTVLLQGTGGVSIFGLQIVKLFGAQAIITSSSNEKLGRAKSLGANLTVNYQETPDWETKVRELTQGEGVNYVVEVAGKLAQSLKAVKAGGSIFLIGAVGGPASPEDAKSLQMAPIFMNRLQSIYVGSTEMLTDLLKAFDQNNIKPIIGKTFEFDQVKEALQFMGNGSHFGKIVVKF from the coding sequence ATGAAAGCCTATAAACTGCACGCCCCCAAAAGTCTGGACAACTTCCAACTCGGCGACTACGACGAACCCACCGTCAACGACAAACAAGTTAAAATTCAAGTAAAAGCGGTTTCTCTTAATTACCGCGACTGGGCCCTGGCCAACGGCTGGTTTGGCTATCCCGGCGAAAAGCTGCCATTCATCCCGTTCAGCGACGCGGCAGGTTTAGTGACGGAAGTTGGCGCGGCCGTAACTAAAATTAAGGTGGGCGACCGGGTGGCCGTCAACTTCTTTCCTGAGTGGCACGCCGGACCTTTCTCCCTTGCCAAAACGCACGCCTCCCTAGGTGGCAGTACCGACGGTGTGCTAGCCGAGTACGTAGCCTTCGACGAAGAAGCGGTGGTGAAAGTACCTGATTCGTTTTCCTACGAAGAGGCCGCGTGTTTTCCTTGCGCAGGCGTTACGGCCTGGCATGCCCTGGCGCTTCAAGCGCAGCTCAAGCCCGGCGATACGGTGCTGCTGCAAGGCACGGGCGGTGTATCCATCTTTGGCTTGCAAATCGTCAAGCTATTTGGTGCACAAGCCATTATCACGTCGAGCAGCAACGAAAAGCTAGGTCGGGCTAAAAGCCTCGGCGCCAACCTAACCGTCAACTACCAGGAAACGCCAGATTGGGAAACGAAAGTCCGCGAGCTGACCCAGGGCGAAGGCGTGAACTACGTGGTGGAAGTAGCGGGTAAGCTAGCCCAGTCGCTGAAGGCGGTGAAGGCCGGCGGCAGCATCTTCCTGATCGGGGCCGTGGGTGGGCCCGCCTCGCCCGAGGATGCCAAGAGCCTGCAAATGGCGCCCATTTTTATGAACCGGCTGCAATCCATCTATGTGGGCAGCACCGAGATGCTGACCGATTTGCTCAAGGCTTTCGACCAGAACAACATCAAACCCATCATCGGCAAAACCTTCGAATTCGACCAAGTGAAAGAGGCCTTGCAGTTTATGGGCAATGGCTCGCACTTCGGCAAAATCGTGGTGAAGTTTTAA
- a CDS encoding glycoside hydrolase 43 family protein: MSRSALLLGFTIAASFLPNSTQAQRRAKAPTAASTERTWMADNGNGTFTNPLFYEEFSDPDLIRVGNDFYLTGTTMHTMPGLPVLHSKDLVNWELMSYAAEKLDFGPAYRLEDGKSVYGQGIWAPSFRYARGKFHIFTNVNGRTTQLYTATNPAGPWTHTELKKSFHDLSVLFDDDGKTYVIWGYDELKIAELTDDLTDTKPGTEQVLIPKGSGVGEGSHFYKIDGKYYITNTIYDPVGMMVCARADKATGPYEVTVISAEEALGIGVNWRLQPGRTPPFKLTQPTNDFSSAIPMHQGGIVQTPTGEWWGFSMMDYNAVGRLLTISPVTWTNGWPYFGLPGNLKRSPRTWVKPNTGASSPPMAPFKRNDEFSTSKLNPLWQWNHLPDDSKWSLTERKGFLRLHALPAKDFFSARNSLTQRAIGPESTPTTELELKGLKVGDVAGLALLNFPYTWIGVARTAEGFEVQQYDQQTEKLERQPIKASKVWLRAHCNFDTDLATLHYSTDGATFQAMGGEIKLPYQLRTFQGIRYTLFNFNTQGTAGGYADFDRFVVDQPRAKGLTQPIPVGKTITLTCLADSTVLINWRGWLRPVPLNSPLAKGNASRFRVVDRGQGRVALESAGGAESEGGLVTAVGLAGMGEVRIIKGEPSNASTFQWQDMLRGDLMLMNLSNHRYLLAIPRSGSLCAADAPGTHPDRKDGACFSWQVVTE; encoded by the coding sequence ATGAGTCGCTCTGCTTTGCTACTCGGCTTCACGATAGCAGCTAGCTTTTTACCGAACAGTACACAAGCCCAACGCCGCGCCAAAGCACCTACTGCTGCCTCCACCGAGCGTACCTGGATGGCCGATAATGGCAACGGCACTTTCACCAACCCGCTCTTCTACGAGGAGTTTTCCGACCCTGACCTAATCCGCGTCGGCAACGACTTTTATCTGACCGGCACCACCATGCACACCATGCCGGGTCTGCCGGTGCTGCACTCCAAAGACCTAGTTAACTGGGAGCTGATGAGCTACGCGGCTGAGAAGCTAGACTTCGGCCCGGCTTACCGCCTCGAAGATGGCAAGAGCGTGTATGGCCAAGGCATTTGGGCGCCTTCGTTTCGCTACGCGCGGGGCAAGTTCCACATCTTTACCAACGTGAACGGGCGCACCACCCAACTCTACACCGCCACCAACCCGGCTGGCCCCTGGACGCACACAGAACTAAAAAAATCGTTCCACGACCTGTCGGTGCTCTTTGATGACGATGGCAAAACCTACGTTATCTGGGGTTACGACGAGCTGAAGATTGCTGAGCTGACCGACGACCTCACCGATACCAAGCCTGGCACTGAGCAGGTGCTCATCCCGAAGGGCAGCGGTGTGGGCGAAGGCTCACACTTCTACAAAATCGACGGCAAGTACTACATCACCAACACCATCTACGACCCAGTTGGCATGATGGTATGCGCCCGCGCCGACAAGGCGACCGGCCCCTATGAAGTAACGGTCATCAGCGCCGAAGAGGCCCTAGGTATCGGGGTGAACTGGCGCTTGCAGCCGGGCCGCACACCTCCGTTCAAGCTCACGCAGCCTACCAATGATTTCTCCTCGGCCATCCCGATGCACCAGGGCGGCATCGTGCAGACGCCCACCGGCGAGTGGTGGGGCTTCTCGATGATGGACTACAATGCCGTAGGTCGCCTGCTGACCATCTCACCCGTCACGTGGACCAACGGCTGGCCCTACTTCGGCTTACCCGGCAACCTGAAACGCTCGCCCCGCACCTGGGTCAAGCCCAACACGGGAGCTAGCTCGCCGCCCATGGCGCCCTTCAAGCGCAACGACGAGTTCAGCACCAGCAAGCTCAATCCACTCTGGCAATGGAACCACTTGCCAGATGATAGCAAATGGTCGCTGACGGAGCGCAAGGGCTTCCTGCGCTTGCACGCCTTACCCGCCAAAGACTTCTTCTCGGCGCGCAACTCGCTTACTCAACGCGCCATCGGCCCCGAATCGACACCCACAACGGAACTGGAGCTGAAAGGCTTAAAGGTGGGTGACGTGGCGGGCTTAGCGTTGCTCAACTTCCCGTACACCTGGATCGGGGTGGCGCGCACGGCAGAAGGCTTTGAAGTTCAGCAGTACGACCAGCAAACGGAGAAGCTAGAGCGCCAGCCGATCAAAGCCTCCAAAGTGTGGCTGCGGGCGCACTGTAACTTCGACACCGACCTAGCTACCTTGCACTACAGCACCGACGGCGCCACGTTTCAGGCAATGGGTGGCGAAATCAAGCTGCCGTATCAGCTTCGTACGTTCCAGGGTATTCGCTACACGTTGTTCAACTTCAACACGCAAGGCACCGCTGGTGGCTACGCCGACTTCGACCGATTTGTGGTCGATCAGCCCCGCGCCAAAGGCTTAACCCAACCCATTCCAGTGGGCAAAACCATCACCCTCACCTGCCTAGCTGACAGCACGGTGCTCATCAACTGGCGCGGCTGGCTGCGCCCCGTGCCGCTGAACAGTCCGCTGGCGAAAGGCAACGCCTCGCGCTTCCGCGTGGTGGATCGAGGGCAAGGGCGCGTTGCGCTCGAATCGGCGGGCGGCGCGGAGTCAGAAGGTGGCCTAGTGACGGCAGTAGGCTTGGCAGGTATGGGCGAAGTGCGCATCATCAAGGGCGAACCTAGCAACGCCAGCACGTTTCAGTGGCAAGACATGCTGCGGGGCGATTTGATGCTGATGAACCTCAGCAACCACCGCTACTTGCTCGCCATCCCGCGCAGCGGCAGCCTTTGCGCCGCCGACGCCCCCGGCACCCACCCCGACCGAAAAGATGGTGCGTGCTTCTCGTGGCAAGTAGTAACTGAATAA
- a CDS encoding EamA family transporter, with product MWVLFSLSAAFLAAVVVTLSKAGIKNVDSSLAFAIQSVLILIVSWSVVIFQGNLPDLGRIERKAWIYLIIAGVVTCLSSLCSFYALKLGAASRTSSLDKVSLVFSITLAVIFLKDKVNWQLIVGALLMAAGAIFVVFSSDITKKDDKAPASNQAQ from the coding sequence ATGTGGGTTCTTTTTTCTTTGTCGGCGGCGTTTCTGGCGGCGGTAGTGGTTACCCTGTCGAAAGCAGGCATCAAAAACGTTGATTCAAGCCTCGCTTTCGCCATCCAATCGGTGCTGATTCTGATTGTGTCGTGGTCAGTGGTGATTTTTCAGGGGAACCTGCCCGATCTAGGCCGTATCGAGCGCAAGGCTTGGATTTACTTGATCATAGCGGGCGTTGTCACGTGCCTGTCGTCGCTGTGCTCGTTTTACGCGCTGAAGCTAGGTGCCGCTTCGCGCACGTCGTCGCTGGACAAAGTGTCGTTGGTTTTCTCCATCACCTTAGCCGTCATTTTCCTGAAAGACAAAGTGAATTGGCAGCTTATCGTGGGGGCTTTGTTGATGGCTGCGGGTGCTATTTTTGTCGTTTTCTCCAGCGACATAACCAAAAAGGACGACAAGGCTCCAGCAAGCAACCAAGCACAGTAA